A region from the Duncaniella dubosii genome encodes:
- a CDS encoding tyrosine-type recombinase/integrase, producing MFIFQCCVGCRVSDLMLLTTGNVVDGELNYVARKTREGRPVTIKVPLNRTAKIILERYADHDRDTLFPAVYSRMGYNRVIKDILRLAGITRKVVVIDPLTREAVCRRLYEVASSHMARRTFIGNIFKKFKDQNLVSELSGHAPGSHAFARYREIDTELKREMVAAID from the coding sequence ATATTCATATTCCAGTGTTGTGTTGGATGCCGTGTATCGGATCTGATGCTGCTGACCACAGGCAATGTGGTTGACGGAGAACTGAATTATGTTGCAAGAAAGACCCGCGAGGGGAGGCCGGTGACAATAAAAGTCCCTCTTAACCGGACGGCAAAGATAATCCTTGAACGGTATGCAGACCATGACAGGGATACTCTTTTTCCGGCTGTCTATTCACGCATGGGCTACAACCGTGTGATAAAGGATATACTCCGTCTGGCCGGAATCACTCGTAAAGTTGTGGTCATCGATCCTCTCACGCGTGAGGCTGTGTGCCGCAGACTCTATGAGGTGGCGAGTTCACACATGGCCCGACGTACTTTCATCGGCAACATATTTAAGAAATTCAAGGATCAGAATCTTGTCAGTGAGCTGAGCGGACATGCTCCCGGCAGTCATGCGTTTGCCCGCTATCGCGAAATTGATACGGAGCTGAAGCGCGAGATGGTTGCTGCAATCGACTGA